The genomic window GAGGCCACGGCCACCCGACACCACGAGGTTGGCCTCGTCGAGGATGGGGCCGGAGTGCTCCTCGACGTGGCGGTCGAGCACGGTCACCTTGCCGTCCTCGGGCACGTCGGCGGCCACGACCTCGGGGGTGGCGGCGCCACCCTCCTCGGCCACGAACGACTTGGGCCGGAAGCTGGCCAGGTGGGGGGTCTCGCAGCGGAAGGCGGTGGTGACGAGCTGCGCGCCACCGAAGATGGCCGTCTCGACGAGGACGTCGTCGCCCTCGACGCGGATGTCGGCGTTGTTGGTGAGCACCGGGCGGTCGAGCTTGACCGACAGGCGGCCGAGGACGTCTCGGCCCTCGTAGGTGCTGCCGAACATGATGAGGTCGGGGACGTTGCCGTCCTCGATCTGCTTGGCCATGGCCGAGGCCACCGGCACGCCCTGGAGGGACTCGGTGGCGACGGTGTACACCTTGGAGACGCCGTACTTGCCCAGCTCGGCGGCCACGGCGTCGGCGTTGTCGCCGGCGTAGAAGGCCTCGACGGTGTCGGCGAGCGAGCGGGCCTTGGTGATGATCTCGAGGGTGATGGACGAGGGCTTGTCGCCGCCGACCTCGGCGTGCACCCAGATCGTGGAGAGGGACATCAGATCACCTTCTGGGACTCGAGGAACTGGACGATCTTGAGGTGGCCCTCGCCGTCGTCCTCGATGATCTCGCCGGCCTCGCGCTCGGGGGCGGCGGTCACGGAGACGATCTCCTGGCGGGCACCGGCGGCGCCGACCTGGTCGGCATCGAGGCCGAGGTCGGCCACGGTGAGCTCCTCGACGGGCTTCGACTTGGCGGCCATGATCCC from Acidimicrobiales bacterium includes these protein-coding regions:
- a CDS encoding electron transfer flavoprotein subunit alpha/FixB family protein, whose amino-acid sequence is MSLSTIWVHAEVGGDKPSSITLEIITKARSLADTVEAFYAGDNADAVAAELGKYGVSKVYTVATESLQGVPVASAMAKQIEDGNVPDLIMFGSTYEGRDVLGRLSVKLDRPVLTNNADIRVEGDDVLVETAIFGGAQLVTTAFRCETPHLASFRPKSFVAEEGGAATPEVVAADVPEDGKVTVLDRHVEEHSGPILDEANLVVSGGRGLGDAEKYQMVEDLAKVLKGAPGASRAIVDAGWVPYSYQVGQTGKVVKPDVYIALGISGATQHMVGMKGSKNIIAVNKDPEAPIFGVADLGIIGDVHKVVPALLEALKGR